The following proteins come from a genomic window of Paucimonas lemoignei:
- a CDS encoding Uncharacterized conserved protein: MSNFRGMTLAMAGLVFFAAGIGQLIASETKSTTPPAYYVAEFEITDAEGIKPYSAQVESTFKPYGGHFIVRGGKTISLEGEAPKRRRVVIEFASMEKAQAWYNSADYTELRKIRQRTAKTDVYLIEGVPAQ, encoded by the coding sequence ATGAGTAACTTTAGGGGTATGACGCTTGCAATGGCGGGCCTGGTTTTTTTTGCGGCAGGCATTGGCCAGCTAATCGCATCAGAAACAAAGTCGACAACGCCTCCGGCCTACTATGTGGCCGAATTTGAGATCACCGATGCTGAGGGGATAAAACCTTACAGTGCTCAGGTCGAGTCAACGTTCAAACCCTATGGAGGTCATTTCATTGTCCGTGGCGGAAAGACAATTTCGCTCGAAGGTGAGGCGCCAAAGCGACGACGCGTTGTGATTGAGTTTGCGAGCATGGAAAAAGCCCAGGCCTGGTACAACTCAGCCGATTACACCGAATTGAGGAAGATCCGCCAGCGTACGGCCAAGACAGACGTCTATTTGATCGAGGGGGTACCGGCGCAATAG
- the hcrA_3 gene encoding aldehyde oxidase and xanthine dehydrogenase family protein — protein MKFDTPASTNPIDQMKVIGQPKDRVEGKLKTTGTATYAYEQQATVSPPAYGYVVGSSIGKGRISSIDSSEARQASGVIAVVTYENAGQLDRGEFYVDRALAGPQVDHYHQAVAIVVAQTFEQARAASALVRVFYVREPGAYDLAAQRESAKTPAPGAFGPPPQTAIGDFEGAFKKAAFTLDGHYTTPDHAHAMMEPHATIAQWQGEKLTLWTSIQQMNWGVRDLAKTLGIPNDNIHLISPYIGGGFGGKGTILCDAVLASLAARAAGRPVKVALPRPLMFNNLTHRPATIQRIRLGANSDGTLTAIGHESWSGNLRGGRTEAATASTRTLYAGPNRMTRLYLAQLDLAEGSAMRAPGEAPGMMALEIAMDEMAEKLGMDPVKFRVINDTQVEPEQPDRPFSQRQLVECLNKGAERFGWARRNPLPGKELQDGWWVGIGMASAIRGAPTTKSAARVRLDRRGLVTVETDMTDIGTGSYTIIAQTAAEMLGVEMDKVNVYLGDSKFPESSGSGGQWGAASSTAGVYAACVKLREAIAVKLGLDPTKTEFIGGEAHEGSKHMSLAEATKDGDLSAEDVMEFGDLAKQYAQQTFGAHFVEVGVNAATGEIRIRRQLAVCAAGRILNPKTARSQIIGGMTMGAGAALMEEMIVDRRLGFFVNHDLAGYEVPVNADIPHQEVIFLDEVDPYATPLKAKGVGELGISGAAAAIANAVYNATGIRVRDYPITLDKLIDHLPALG, from the coding sequence ATGAAGTTTGATACGCCTGCGAGCACAAATCCCATCGACCAAATGAAGGTGATTGGTCAGCCCAAAGATCGCGTTGAAGGCAAACTGAAAACAACCGGCACTGCGACCTATGCTTACGAACAACAGGCCACTGTTAGCCCGCCTGCTTACGGTTATGTAGTAGGTTCATCAATCGGCAAGGGACGCATTTCTTCCATTGATTCGAGCGAAGCGCGTCAAGCCAGCGGCGTGATTGCAGTCGTCACCTATGAGAATGCGGGTCAACTGGACAGGGGCGAATTTTACGTTGATCGCGCACTTGCCGGCCCCCAGGTGGATCACTATCACCAGGCAGTGGCAATTGTCGTCGCGCAGACGTTCGAACAAGCCAGGGCAGCTTCGGCGTTAGTTCGTGTTTTTTATGTCAGGGAGCCTGGAGCCTACGACTTGGCCGCGCAGCGAGAGTCAGCCAAAACTCCTGCACCGGGTGCGTTTGGCCCTCCTCCCCAAACAGCAATCGGGGATTTCGAAGGCGCGTTCAAGAAGGCAGCGTTCACTCTCGACGGTCATTACACCACCCCCGACCATGCCCACGCGATGATGGAGCCCCACGCGACCATCGCTCAGTGGCAGGGCGAAAAGCTGACGCTTTGGACGTCGATCCAGCAAATGAATTGGGGTGTCAGAGATCTGGCTAAAACACTGGGCATCCCCAACGACAATATTCACTTGATCTCGCCTTACATTGGCGGCGGCTTTGGCGGCAAAGGCACCATTCTGTGTGACGCCGTATTGGCCTCTCTTGCGGCCAGAGCAGCCGGGCGCCCCGTTAAAGTCGCACTTCCCCGCCCGCTGATGTTTAACAACCTGACGCACAGGCCAGCGACGATCCAAAGAATACGCCTGGGTGCCAATTCGGACGGCACACTCACCGCCATCGGCCACGAGAGTTGGTCGGGCAACCTGCGCGGTGGTCGTACCGAAGCTGCTACTGCATCGACCCGAACGTTGTATGCAGGCCCGAACCGTATGACCCGTCTGTACCTTGCCCAACTCGACCTTGCCGAAGGCAGCGCGATGCGTGCGCCCGGTGAAGCGCCTGGCATGATGGCGCTGGAAATTGCCATGGACGAAATGGCTGAAAAGCTGGGTATGGATCCCGTGAAGTTTCGCGTCATCAATGACACGCAGGTAGAGCCGGAACAACCTGATCGTCCGTTTTCTCAGCGCCAGCTAGTCGAGTGCCTGAATAAGGGAGCTGAGCGTTTCGGCTGGGCTCGACGCAATCCCCTTCCCGGCAAGGAACTGCAGGACGGCTGGTGGGTTGGCATCGGCATGGCGTCCGCCATTCGTGGCGCACCCACGACGAAATCCGCCGCTCGCGTGCGGCTTGACCGCAGAGGCCTGGTGACCGTCGAAACAGACATGACGGATATTGGAACCGGCTCTTACACGATCATTGCCCAGACTGCCGCTGAAATGCTGGGTGTTGAAATGGACAAGGTGAACGTCTACCTAGGTGATTCAAAGTTCCCGGAGTCTTCAGGTTCGGGCGGCCAATGGGGAGCAGCCTCATCCACGGCGGGTGTCTATGCCGCCTGCGTAAAACTGAGGGAAGCCATCGCAGTGAAGTTGGGCCTTGATCCGACAAAAACCGAATTTATCGGTGGCGAGGCTCATGAAGGTTCGAAACACATGTCATTGGCAGAGGCGACAAAGGATGGCGACCTGTCAGCCGAAGACGTCATGGAGTTCGGCGACTTGGCAAAGCAGTATGCCCAGCAAACCTTTGGCGCACATTTCGTCGAGGTTGGTGTGAACGCCGCGACAGGAGAAATTCGTATCCGCCGTCAGTTGGCGGTCTGTGCAGCAGGCAGAATTCTCAACCCTAAAACAGCTCGAAGCCAGATTATCGGGGGGATGACCATGGGCGCAGGCGCAGCGCTGATGGAAGAAATGATCGTGGATCGTCGCTTGGGCTTTTTTGTCAATCATGACCTGGCGGGTTACGAGGTTCCGGTTAATGCCGACATCCCACATCAGGAGGTCATTTTCCTGGATGAAGTAGACCCCTATGCGACGCCCCTTAAAGCTAAAGGCGTCGGCGAGCTCGGCATTTCCGGAGCAGCAGCGGCAATCGCCAACGCTGTCTATAACGCTACCGGTATAAGGGTGCGCGATTACCCGATCACACTCGATAAACTCATTGATCATTTGCCCGCTCTGGGCTGA
- the hcrB_3 gene encoding oxidoreductase, molybdopterin-binding subunit, with protein MKSFTYERVKSVQQAVNAAANNPGFRFIAGGTNLLDLMKLEIETPQHLIDVNGLALDKITPTEDGGLRIGALVRNTDLAAAPQVRRDYAVLSRALLAGASGQLRNKATTAGNLLQRTRCAYFYDTNQPCNKRRPGAGCAAIGGASRQQAIIGVSDACIASHPSDMAVAMQALGARVETLNSNGQVRTIALADLYQAPGATPHIENTLGNAELITAVTLPKPPGGKHIYYKIRDRASYAFALVSVAAIVMPDKTGQLALGGVAYRPWRSEDAEAYLPEGAKAVATRLLAGANPTAQNAFKIKLAERTISLALSSACA; from the coding sequence ATGAAATCCTTCACTTACGAACGGGTGAAGTCTGTACAACAAGCGGTTAACGCTGCAGCCAATAATCCGGGCTTCCGATTCATCGCCGGCGGTACCAATTTGCTCGATCTGATGAAGCTGGAAATAGAAACCCCTCAGCACCTTATTGATGTAAACGGACTGGCGCTCGACAAAATCACCCCGACCGAGGACGGCGGATTAAGGATCGGAGCCTTGGTGCGCAACACCGACCTGGCCGCTGCGCCTCAGGTTCGTCGAGACTACGCAGTACTGTCCAGAGCACTGCTTGCCGGAGCGTCAGGGCAACTGCGAAATAAAGCCACAACGGCAGGCAACCTGCTGCAACGCACCCGATGTGCCTACTTTTACGATACCAATCAACCGTGCAACAAGCGGCGCCCGGGTGCCGGCTGCGCCGCGATTGGCGGTGCCAGTCGGCAGCAAGCGATCATCGGTGTCAGTGATGCCTGCATTGCCAGCCATCCCAGCGACATGGCCGTGGCTATGCAAGCGCTGGGCGCGAGGGTAGAAACACTGAACTCAAACGGCCAGGTCAGGACGATTGCACTGGCCGATCTTTACCAGGCTCCCGGGGCCACCCCGCATATAGAAAACACCCTGGGTAACGCCGAACTGATTACGGCTGTGACCTTGCCCAAACCTCCAGGAGGCAAGCATATCTACTACAAGATTCGCGACCGTGCTTCCTACGCGTTTGCGCTGGTGTCCGTCGCCGCGATCGTGATGCCAGACAAAACCGGGCAGCTCGCCCTGGGTGGCGTGGCCTACAGGCCTTGGCGAAGTGAAGATGCCGAAGCGTATCTCCCTGAGGGCGCAAAGGCCGTAGCAACACGTTTGCTCGCTGGCGCCAATCCTACCGCGCAGAACGCTTTCAAAATCAAACTGGCGGAGCGGACGATTAGTCTCGCTCTGTCCAGTGCATGTGCCTAA
- a CDS encoding conjugative transfer protein, whose translation MEAPSRGEGTNIIQTMQNYAFDGAALIGLLISAAAFCGVAYHAYGTFAEVQTGKKTWGQFGLTCTVGALLLVLSIWLLTKAAGIL comes from the coding sequence ATGGAAGCGCCAAGCCGTGGCGAAGGCACGAACATCATTCAGACCATGCAGAACTATGCCTTTGACGGCGCAGCGCTGATTGGTTTGCTGATCTCGGCAGCTGCTTTTTGCGGGGTCGCCTATCACGCATATGGCACGTTCGCGGAGGTGCAAACCGGGAAGAAGACCTGGGGGCAGTTTGGGCTGACCTGTACGGTCGGAGCATTGCTGCTGGTGTTGTCGATCTGGCTGCTGACCAAAGCCGCCGGCATTCTCTGA
- the cutS_3 gene encoding (2Fe-2S)-binding domain-containing protein produces MNPGKPITPETGIELSRRQVLIGTAGTAVTAVLANVDDAQATAKLKSAPQSPPDSHVTFNLNGRRFALDVDNRTTLLDVLRERLHLTGTKKGCDHGQCGACTVIVEGRRINSCLTLAVMHEGDTITTIEGLGTPDNLHPLQSAFIKHDGYQCGYCTPGQICSAAAMLEEIKVGIPSHVSSDLIAKSTVSAAEIRERMSGNICRCGAYSNIVDAIHEVAGGGA; encoded by the coding sequence ATGAACCCTGGAAAACCTATTACGCCAGAAACAGGAATAGAACTGTCCCGACGACAAGTCCTGATCGGCACCGCAGGTACTGCAGTGACGGCAGTGCTCGCTAATGTCGATGATGCTCAAGCGACTGCCAAGCTGAAGTCAGCACCCCAGAGCCCACCGGACAGTCATGTAACGTTCAACCTCAACGGCCGACGATTTGCTCTGGATGTCGACAACCGCACCACTCTCCTGGACGTACTTCGAGAAAGGCTGCATTTGACTGGCACCAAGAAGGGTTGCGACCACGGGCAGTGCGGTGCCTGTACGGTGATCGTAGAAGGTAGACGAATCAACTCATGCCTCACGCTTGCGGTCATGCACGAAGGCGACACCATCACCACCATTGAAGGGCTCGGCACACCGGATAATCTCCACCCGCTGCAGTCAGCATTCATCAAACATGACGGCTATCAATGCGGTTACTGCACGCCTGGTCAGATTTGCTCGGCGGCCGCGATGCTTGAAGAAATAAAGGTCGGCATTCCCAGCCACGTAAGCAGCGACCTGATCGCGAAGAGCACCGTCAGCGCTGCTGAAATCCGGGAGCGCATGAGTGGCAATATCTGCCGATGCGGCGCGTACTCCAACATCGTCGATGCCATTCATGAAGTGGCCGGAGGTGGGGCATGA
- the dmlR_11 gene encoding LysR family transcriptional regulator produces MQLSRTNLADIVYFLAIARHQSFRKAGLEAGISASALSHAMKGLETRLGVRLLNRTTRSVTLTAAGEELQGLISSPVNDIGQALEALNRLRDEPAGRIRLNVLSDGAKLLLGPVLPVFVDRYPDIEVDLTVSNKMVDVIGDGHDAGIRFGGTVPEDMIAQRLSPDVAWAVVGAPDYLKRFGMPKHPEDLHHHRCLRVRLGNAHLYRWQFSKESQQLEIDVPGTITIDEARVGVTMAMRGAGLMYVLASVVERQIAEGSLQRVLEDWTHYDPGFHIYYSSFRQVPVGLRLLIDLIRELEPMGPLP; encoded by the coding sequence ATGCAGCTCAGCCGCACGAATTTGGCAGATATTGTTTATTTCCTTGCCATCGCTCGGCATCAAAGCTTCAGAAAGGCGGGTCTGGAAGCGGGAATCAGTGCATCTGCGCTTAGCCATGCCATGAAAGGTCTTGAGACGCGCCTTGGCGTTCGACTGCTCAATCGCACTACGCGCAGCGTGACGCTCACAGCCGCTGGCGAGGAGTTGCAGGGCCTGATCAGCTCCCCGGTCAATGATATTGGGCAAGCACTGGAAGCCTTGAACCGTCTGCGCGATGAGCCCGCCGGGCGTATTCGTCTGAACGTCTTGAGCGACGGCGCAAAACTGCTGCTGGGCCCAGTGCTGCCTGTTTTCGTTGATCGCTATCCGGACATCGAGGTCGACCTGACCGTGTCCAATAAAATGGTCGATGTTATCGGCGACGGTCATGATGCAGGCATTCGTTTCGGTGGGACGGTTCCCGAAGACATGATCGCTCAACGACTCTCTCCCGATGTAGCCTGGGCAGTCGTTGGCGCACCTGATTACCTCAAACGATTCGGCATGCCTAAACATCCTGAAGATCTGCATCATCACCGTTGTTTACGCGTGCGCTTGGGCAATGCACACCTCTACCGCTGGCAATTCTCGAAAGAGAGTCAACAGCTGGAGATTGACGTTCCCGGAACCATCACGATCGATGAGGCGCGCGTTGGTGTGACGATGGCGATGCGCGGCGCTGGTTTGATGTACGTTCTAGCCTCAGTAGTCGAACGACAGATCGCGGAAGGCTCGCTGCAGCGGGTGCTTGAAGACTGGACTCACTACGACCCGGGCTTTCATATCTATTATTCGAGCTTCAGACAGGTTCCAGTAGGCCTTCGTCTGCTCATTGACCTGATTCGCGAACTCGAACCCATGGGCCCACTCCCCTGA
- a CDS encoding antibiotic biosynthesis monooxygenase produces MRIPVFYAAVALVCCWGGSVLAGEPTDRVVRIAQLVIDPAQLTAYHDAVKEEMADSVRLEPGVLAIYSVAEKDHPNRLHFFEIYADEAAYRSHIASAHFRKYVETTQSMIVSRVLLETEPVQLSTQAE; encoded by the coding sequence ATGCGGATTCCAGTCTTTTATGCAGCTGTTGCCTTGGTTTGTTGCTGGGGGGGATCAGTGCTCGCGGGTGAGCCAACTGACAGGGTTGTACGTATCGCTCAGCTTGTGATTGATCCTGCTCAATTGACGGCGTATCACGATGCCGTCAAAGAGGAAATGGCCGACTCCGTTCGCCTTGAACCGGGTGTGCTGGCTATTTATTCCGTTGCGGAAAAGGATCACCCGAATCGCCTGCACTTCTTCGAAATCTATGCAGATGAGGCCGCGTATCGAAGCCACATTGCGTCCGCGCATTTTCGCAAATACGTGGAAACTACTCAGTCGATGATCGTATCCAGAGTGTTACTGGAAACCGAACCGGTTCAACTCAGCACTCAAGCCGAATAG
- the fosA gene encoding glutathione transferase FosA — protein sequence MLTGFNHLTLAVCSLPRSIAFYEETLGFKLSARWKTGAYLSLGDLWLCLFSDSVRAEDMRRNYTHYAFSIDQKNFAEFVEPNVSRDWAVL from the coding sequence ATGCTGACTGGCTTCAATCATCTCACCCTCGCCGTATGCAGCTTGCCACGCAGCATTGCCTTTTATGAGGAAACGCTGGGCTTCAAATTGTCTGCGCGCTGGAAGACTGGGGCGTATCTTAGCCTGGGTGATCTCTGGCTCTGTCTCTTTAGTGATAGTGTGCGCGCAGAAGACATGCGACGTAATTACACGCACTATGCCTTTTCTATTGATCAGAAAAACTTCGCCGAATTCGTGGAGCCAAATGTTTCAAGAGATTGGGCGGTTTTGTAG
- a CDS encoding 4-carboxymuconolactone decarboxylase, whose amino-acid sequence MPTSADVRAASPVMAHNTDTLLLGEVWKRPELSPRDRSLVTVAVLIARAQTAELATHLDLALKNGVTPLELSEAINHLAFYSGWGNAAGAAPIAKDVFSRNGISVEQLAPVSPVLLPIDQVAEDARVASVDKSVGPVSPGLVQYTTSALFNDLWLRPGLAPRDRSLITVTTLVANGQVAQIGYHLNRAMDNGLTQTEASELLSHLAFYVGWPNAFSAVPVFKDVFTKRQAS is encoded by the coding sequence ATGCCAACCTCAGCTGATGTACGAGCTGCTTCACCGGTAATGGCTCACAACACTGACACATTACTCCTTGGGGAGGTGTGGAAGCGCCCAGAGTTGTCTCCTCGTGATCGAAGCTTGGTAACCGTGGCGGTGCTGATCGCGCGGGCTCAGACAGCAGAGCTGGCCACCCACCTTGATCTGGCGCTGAAGAACGGTGTGACGCCTCTGGAGTTGTCGGAAGCAATCAACCATCTCGCGTTTTACTCGGGCTGGGGTAATGCCGCTGGAGCAGCACCGATCGCTAAAGATGTCTTCAGCAGAAACGGCATATCAGTTGAGCAACTGGCTCCAGTATCGCCCGTCCTTCTGCCTATTGATCAGGTTGCCGAAGATGCCCGCGTAGCGAGTGTCGACAAATCGGTTGGCCCGGTTTCGCCTGGGCTAGTGCAGTACACCACCAGCGCGCTATTCAATGATCTATGGCTGCGACCTGGTCTCGCCCCCAGAGACCGTAGCCTGATAACTGTCACAACGTTAGTGGCCAACGGTCAGGTTGCTCAGATCGGGTACCACCTCAATCGTGCGATGGACAATGGCCTGACGCAGACCGAGGCGTCCGAACTGCTGTCACACCTTGCCTTCTATGTGGGCTGGCCTAACGCGTTTTCGGCGGTGCCGGTTTTCAAGGATGTATTCACCAAGCGGCAGGCGAGCTAA